GGTTTGATGGGATTCGGGATGACAACAGTTCTGCTAAATATTCACAATGCAGGCTTTTTCGGATTAAGTTCTATGGTTTTGGCAATGGGAATATTTTATGGTGGAATGGCACAAATAATTGCTGGAATGCTCGAGTTTAAAAAAGGAAATACTTTTGGAACTACGGCTTTTACATCTTACGGACTCTTCTGGATTTCTCTTGTATTTTTACTTGTATTCCCCAAAATTGGTTGGGGTGACCCAACTCTACCCAAATTTATGGCTTGGTATCTTTTCTTGTGGGGCTTGTTCACATTCTTTATGTGGTTGGCAACTTTTAGGGCGAACCGCGTCATTCAATTTGTATTTCTTTCATTGACCATACTTTTTTGGTTACTCGCGATCAAGGACTGGACAGGCTCAGTTCTCATCGGCAGAATAGCCGGCTGGGAAGGGATCATCTGCGGTCTTTCCGCAATTTATCTTGCTATGGCAGAAGTGATAAAAGAATCCTGGGGAAGAGAATTTCTTCCGATTTGTGAAGTAAAGAAAAAAGAATCTGGAAAAATAGAACCTGCTACAAAAGCGGAAACAGAAGATAAAGAATAAATTTCTCAATTGAATCTTAATAGAGTTCATCCGTAAAGTAGGGATTCGACGCAGATGAACACTGAAAAAACCGATTTTCGCAAGATAAATTTATTTTGTAAAAAGTGTAGTATCAGCGCCTGCCCCGTTGAATGCTTTGTATTTTATATTCAACAGGGGTTCATCAGCATAATCAGTGCTTGCCCTGTGGAATGTTTTTGTATTTATATTCCACTTGGGGTTTATCTGCGTCGAATCACATTCGGGGAATCATTGCAAAAATGCGAGTTTACGGATGGACTCTAAATAAAAAAACTCTGGTGAGATTTCCAGAGTTTTTTTATTCTCATAAATCATTTCTGAATAAAATGATTTCTCTCTATAGATTAGCACCATATATTTTTGTAAAAAAATTTTCCAACTTCAAAAAAAGAAATAGAAAATGTGAATAACAAAATTTCAAACGGATTAAAATGAATTATCAAGAATTTTTAGAAGAGATTTACGAAAAATCAGCTGGGAAAAAGAAATTACAGTTGGTCAATATAACTAATTTTTTTAATGCAATTGGAAATCCGGAAAAAAAGATAAATGCCGTTCATATAGCTGGAACAAATGGGAAAGGCTCCACTGCTGCAATGGTGGAAACTATTTTAGAAGCACATGGATTCAAAACCGGTTTAAATACATCCCCGCATCTGGTAGATTATAATGAACGATTCCGAATAAATAAAAAACGGGTAGGCGAAAAAAAGTTACTAAATAAATATCTCAAATTCCGCAAACTACATGAAAAATATGATACTTCATATTTTGAGATAACTACAGCCATCGCCTGCCAGATGTTTTTGGAAGAGAAAACCGATTATGCCATAATGGAAGTTGGCTTAGGAGGGCGCCTTGATGCAAGTGTGCTCGTAAACGCTGTGATAACAGCAATCACGAATATAGATTATGATCACACAAATTCTTTGGGTTCCACTCTTGAAAAAATTGCCGGAGAAAAAGCGGGAATATTGAAAGAGGGTATTCCTGTATGTGTGGGAAAAATGCCAAAAGAGGCAAAAGCAGCGATCCTTTCGGTAGCGAAGAAAAAAAAATCCCCGATTCTCGATGTAGAAAATGAAATAAAAAATTCTTCGATTAAATTGGAAGAATCAGGTTGCTCGTATAATATTTCAATCCCTCAATTTGGAATTAACTACAAAAATATTAGAATAAATCTCGCGGGGCTTCATCAAGTTGATAATTCCTCGCTAGCTTTGCTAATGTGTGCAGCCTTAGCGAATAAATTCGGCTGGAAATTAGAAGAAAAAAAGGTGAAAAACGGGTTGAAAAATATTTTATGGGATGGAAGAATGCAAAAAATTAGGGAGCAGCCTACTATTCTCGTGGATGGTGCTCATAATCCAGCGGGAATTGAGAAACTTGTTTTTAACCTCACACACATTTACGAATATCGAAAACTGATCGTCGTGATTGCCATATTATATGACAAGGATTTTCGCACAATGATCAAAAAGCTAAGTAAAATTGTGGACATGTTCGTCATCTGCAAATCTCATTCGGACCGAGCAGCGGAAACCAAAGATTTGTCTGATGAAACCGGTAAATACACCCAAAACTATATTGTTGAAGAAGATATTCAAAAAGCATTGCAAAAAGCAAAAGAGATTGCAGATTCTCGAGATTTGATCTGCGTAACCGGCTCGCTTTATACTATCGGGGAAGTGCTGAGTGAAGAATGGAAAACAAATTAAAATTTTGAGTTAAAGGAATAAAATAGCTGCTATTCGATAATGTCTCA
This genomic window from Candidatus Cloacimonadota bacterium contains:
- a CDS encoding folylpolyglutamate synthase/dihydrofolate synthase family protein gives rise to the protein MNYQEFLEEIYEKSAGKKKLQLVNITNFFNAIGNPEKKINAVHIAGTNGKGSTAAMVETILEAHGFKTGLNTSPHLVDYNERFRINKKRVGEKKLLNKYLKFRKLHEKYDTSYFEITTAIACQMFLEEKTDYAIMEVGLGGRLDASVLVNAVITAITNIDYDHTNSLGSTLEKIAGEKAGILKEGIPVCVGKMPKEAKAAILSVAKKKKSPILDVENEIKNSSIKLEESGCSYNISIPQFGINYKNIRINLAGLHQVDNSSLALLMCAALANKFGWKLEEKKVKNGLKNILWDGRMQKIREQPTILVDGAHNPAGIEKLVFNLTHIYEYRKLIVVIAILYDKDFRTMIKKLSKIVDMFVICKSHSDRAAETKDLSDETGKYTQNYIVEEDIQKALQKAKEIADSRDLICVTGSLYTIGEVLSEEWKTN
- a CDS encoding acetate uptake transporter translates to MENKLANPAPLGLMGFGMTTVLLNIHNAGFFGLSSMVLAMGIFYGGMAQIIAGMLEFKKGNTFGTTAFTSYGLFWISLVFLLVFPKIGWGDPTLPKFMAWYLFLWGLFTFFMWLATFRANRVIQFVFLSLTILFWLLAIKDWTGSVLIGRIAGWEGIICGLSAIYLAMAEVIKESWGREFLPICEVKKKESGKIEPATKAETEDKE